Proteins from a genomic interval of Luteibacter pinisoli:
- the gspE gene encoding type II secretion system ATPase GspE, protein MLTGEPGEAQVCAHLVAHGRLKDTDLARARRLHDETPEGTLTSLMARLGLVSERDLADAWAALLGLSLLAAKDAPDMPPADVDLSTRFLKQYHVVPVREGDDGLALLMADPADPYPLQAVRLATGRDVQLRVGLRSEIDDLIERYYGQGRSAMGSIVESLDGSAAVEDDVEHLRDLASEAPVIRLVNLILQRAVEQRASDVHIEPFENRLKVRYRIDGVLHEVEAPPSSSTAAVISRVKIMARLNIAERRLPQDGRIQLRVQGKELDLRVSTVPTSFGESVVMRILDRESVVFDFASLGFTDSFRDRFVEVLDRPHGILLVTGPTGSGKTTTLYTALSQINTPDVKIITVEDPVEYQIEGINQIQVKPQIGLDFAGALRSIVRQDPDVIMIGEMRDLETCRIAIQSALTGHLVLSTLHTNSAAGGVTRLLDMGVEDYLLGSTVNGILAQRLVRRLDPETAIPYEAMPEVIEQFQLHKYTDERPIRLWKPGTSAANPTGYRGRRAIIEFLVMSDPIRRLVMQRADAGEIERQARAEGMRNMYEDGLAKAVAGVTTIEEVLRVTQES, encoded by the coding sequence ATGCTGACCGGCGAACCGGGTGAAGCCCAGGTCTGCGCGCACCTCGTGGCGCACGGGCGCCTGAAGGACACCGACCTCGCGCGGGCTCGCCGCCTGCACGACGAGACCCCGGAAGGCACCCTCACGTCGCTGATGGCCCGCCTGGGCCTGGTGTCGGAGCGGGACCTGGCGGATGCGTGGGCGGCCCTGCTCGGGTTGTCCCTGCTCGCCGCCAAGGACGCTCCCGACATGCCGCCGGCCGATGTCGACCTGTCTACGCGGTTTCTCAAGCAGTACCACGTCGTTCCCGTCCGCGAGGGCGACGATGGGCTGGCCTTGCTCATGGCCGACCCGGCCGACCCGTATCCCTTGCAGGCCGTTCGCCTGGCCACCGGCCGCGACGTTCAGTTGCGCGTGGGCCTGCGTTCGGAAATCGACGACCTGATCGAGCGCTACTACGGCCAGGGTCGTTCAGCGATGGGCAGCATCGTCGAAAGCCTCGATGGCAGCGCGGCCGTGGAAGACGACGTGGAGCACCTGCGCGACCTCGCGTCCGAGGCGCCGGTCATCCGCCTGGTCAACCTGATCCTCCAGCGTGCCGTGGAACAGCGAGCGTCGGACGTCCACATCGAGCCGTTCGAAAACCGGCTGAAGGTGCGTTACCGCATCGATGGCGTGTTGCATGAAGTCGAGGCGCCGCCGTCGAGCTCTACCGCCGCGGTGATCTCGCGCGTCAAGATCATGGCTCGCCTGAATATCGCCGAGCGCCGCCTCCCGCAGGATGGCCGCATCCAGCTGCGCGTCCAGGGCAAGGAACTCGACCTTCGCGTGTCCACCGTGCCCACCAGCTTCGGCGAGTCGGTGGTGATGCGTATCCTCGATCGCGAATCGGTGGTCTTCGACTTCGCGTCGCTGGGCTTTACCGACAGCTTCCGCGACCGCTTTGTCGAAGTGCTCGACCGGCCGCACGGCATCCTGCTGGTCACCGGCCCCACCGGTTCGGGCAAGACCACCACGCTGTACACGGCGCTGTCGCAGATCAATACGCCGGACGTGAAGATCATCACGGTCGAAGATCCTGTGGAATACCAGATCGAGGGCATCAACCAGATCCAGGTGAAGCCGCAGATCGGCCTCGACTTCGCGGGTGCGCTGCGCTCCATCGTGCGCCAGGATCCGGACGTGATCATGATCGGCGAAATGCGCGACCTGGAAACCTGCCGCATCGCCATCCAGTCCGCGCTCACCGGCCATCTGGTGCTGTCGACGCTGCATACGAACAGCGCCGCCGGCGGTGTCACGCGCCTGCTCGACATGGGCGTGGAAGACTACCTGCTGGGCTCCACGGTCAACGGCATCCTCGCCCAGCGCCTCGTGCGCCGCCTGGATCCGGAAACGGCGATTCCCTATGAAGCGATGCCCGAAGTCATCGAACAGTTCCAGCTGCACAAATACACCGATGAACGCCCGATCCGCCTGTGGAAGCCGGGAACGAGTGCCGCCAACCCCACGGGATACCGTGGCCGCCGCGCGATCATCGAGTTCCTGGTCATGAGCGATCCCATCCGCCGGCTGGTGATGCAGCGCGCGGACGCGGGCGAGATCGAGCGCCAGGCCCGCGCCGAGGGCATGCGCAACATGTATGAGGATGGCCTGGCCAAGGCCGTCGCCGGTGTCACCACCATCGAAGAGGTCCTGCGCGTCACGCAGGAATCCTGA
- the gspF gene encoding type II secretion system inner membrane protein GspF, whose product MSQFRYRAISAAGELLAGRMEAPSVEDVVARLQDQGHVPLEAAPADGEASGSGLSALFRKGPFTGDQLAQFTHQLATLLSAGQPLDRALGILLDLPEGERAKNMVERIRDRVRGGTTLSTALDEENGAFPRLYISLVRAGEAGGSLDETLRRLADYLERSQALRGSIINALIYPAFLMVGVLGSLVLLLAYVVPQFVPIFADMQVPIPLITKVVLAIGTVIGDWWWAIGLGLVVLAAFLRLRLRDPDARLRFHARLLTMRVAGPLLLKVETARIARTLGTLLKNGVPLLGALSIARQVTGNRALDLALEQAADRVKGGTGLGSALSQTERFPRLALQMIQVGEEAGALDGMLLKVADTFDIEAKRAIDRLLAALVPTLTIVMTVLVAFIMAAILLPLLSLTSNIN is encoded by the coding sequence ATGAGCCAGTTCCGCTACCGTGCCATCAGCGCCGCCGGTGAATTGCTGGCGGGACGCATGGAAGCACCCTCGGTCGAGGATGTGGTGGCGCGCCTGCAGGACCAGGGCCACGTGCCGCTCGAGGCTGCGCCCGCCGATGGCGAAGCGTCAGGAAGCGGTCTCTCCGCGCTGTTTCGCAAGGGTCCCTTCACGGGTGACCAGCTCGCCCAGTTCACCCACCAGCTCGCCACGCTGCTCAGCGCGGGCCAGCCGCTGGACCGCGCCCTGGGCATCCTGCTCGACCTGCCCGAAGGCGAGCGGGCGAAGAACATGGTGGAACGCATCCGCGACCGCGTGCGCGGCGGCACCACGTTGTCCACGGCACTGGATGAAGAGAACGGCGCTTTTCCGCGCCTCTACATCAGCCTGGTGCGCGCCGGCGAGGCGGGCGGCTCGCTCGACGAAACCCTGCGCCGCCTTGCCGATTACCTCGAACGCTCGCAGGCCCTGCGCGGCAGCATCATCAACGCGTTGATCTATCCCGCGTTCCTCATGGTCGGCGTGCTCGGTTCGCTCGTCCTCCTGCTGGCGTACGTGGTGCCGCAGTTCGTGCCGATCTTCGCCGACATGCAGGTTCCCATTCCCCTCATTACCAAAGTCGTGCTGGCGATCGGCACGGTGATCGGCGACTGGTGGTGGGCCATTGGCCTGGGCCTCGTCGTGCTCGCGGCGTTCCTGCGCCTGCGCCTGCGCGACCCGGATGCGCGGCTGCGCTTCCATGCGCGGCTGCTGACCATGCGCGTGGCCGGGCCGCTGCTGTTGAAGGTGGAAACCGCGCGCATCGCCCGTACGCTGGGCACCTTGCTGAAAAACGGCGTGCCGCTGCTCGGCGCCCTGTCCATCGCGCGCCAGGTCACCGGTAACCGGGCCCTGGATCTCGCGCTGGAACAGGCGGCGGATCGGGTGAAGGGCGGAACCGGGCTGGGCAGTGCGTTGTCACAGACGGAGCGCTTTCCCCGCCTGGCCTTGCAGATGATCCAGGTGGGCGAAGAGGCCGGTGCGCTCGACGGGATGTTGCTCAAGGTGGCCGACACCTTCGACATCGAAGCCAAGCGCGCCATCGACCGCCTGCTGGCGGCGCTCGTGCCGACGCTCACCATTGTCATGACCGTGCTCGTCGCTTTCATCATGGCCGCGATCCTGCTGCCGCTGCTCAGCCTCACCAGCAACATCAACTGA
- the gspG gene encoding type II secretion system major pseudopilin GspG, whose protein sequence is MLAVIVLIGIIGAIVVTQVGKNVDKGKYGAGKAQLTTLTQKIDNYSLDNGAPPASLDALVSKPADAQNWQGPYAKPSDLKDPWGHAFGYRFPGEHGQYDLVFYGQDGKAGGDGYSADVGNWQ, encoded by the coding sequence ATGCTCGCGGTGATCGTGCTGATCGGCATCATCGGCGCCATCGTCGTTACCCAGGTTGGCAAGAACGTCGACAAGGGCAAGTACGGCGCAGGCAAGGCGCAGCTCACCACGCTGACGCAGAAGATCGACAACTACTCGCTCGACAACGGCGCGCCGCCGGCCTCGCTCGACGCCCTCGTGAGCAAGCCCGCCGATGCGCAGAACTGGCAGGGCCCGTACGCGAAACCGTCCGACCTGAAGGATCCGTGGGGCCACGCCTTCGGCTACCGTTTCCCCGGTGAACACGGCCAGTACGACCTGGTGTTCTACGGCCAGGACGGCAAGGCCGGCGGCGACGGCTACTCGGCCGACGTCGGCAACTGGCAGTAA
- a CDS encoding GspH/FimT family pseudopilin: protein MRVRGFTLFEMLAVIILIGLAAVAVSIPVTQGLASARVNAASGELAAALRYTRTQAIVKGENQALEVDVAHATYRPAGKQAVRLPRDMSVAITSAREDQANATTGRIRFFPDGSSTGGRITLKRGQREWHVNVGWLTGAVSVVQTP, encoded by the coding sequence ATGCGCGTGCGCGGCTTCACGCTGTTCGAGATGCTGGCCGTGATCATCCTGATCGGCCTGGCCGCCGTAGCGGTGTCCATCCCTGTCACCCAGGGGCTGGCCAGCGCGCGGGTGAATGCGGCCAGCGGTGAACTCGCGGCGGCGCTGCGCTACACGCGCACCCAGGCCATCGTGAAAGGGGAAAACCAGGCGCTGGAGGTGGACGTGGCCCACGCCACCTACCGCCCCGCCGGCAAGCAGGCCGTGCGGCTGCCGCGCGATATGAGCGTCGCCATCACCAGTGCACGCGAAGACCAGGCCAACGCCACGACGGGGCGCATCCGCTTCTTTCCCGATGGCAGCTCGACGGGCGGCAGGATCACCCTGAAGCGCGGCCAGCGGGAATGGCACGTCAACGTCGGTTGGCTCACCGGCGCCGTCAGCGTGGTGCAGACGCCCTGA
- a CDS encoding prepilin-type N-terminal cleavage/methylation domain-containing protein, translating to MHAHRLQPRRARGFSLLEVIAAIAILAIAFAALMQVAGSSMSLTARANERTQAALRARSLLDGAFIVDPVQEGSSEGRFDDTYRWRLNVAPFEVGDPSPDNPGASSRMVRLDLDVLWGDDGHERRAHFSTLRLVGAQGNPP from the coding sequence ATGCATGCACATCGTTTACAACCGCGACGCGCACGGGGGTTCAGCCTGCTCGAGGTGATCGCGGCCATCGCCATCCTCGCCATCGCGTTCGCTGCGCTGATGCAGGTGGCCGGCAGTTCCATGAGCCTCACCGCGCGCGCCAACGAACGCACGCAGGCCGCCTTGCGCGCACGCAGCCTGCTCGATGGCGCGTTCATCGTCGATCCGGTGCAGGAAGGCAGCAGCGAGGGCCGCTTCGACGACACATACCGCTGGCGGCTCAACGTGGCGCCCTTCGAGGTGGGTGATCCCTCGCCGGATAACCCGGGTGCCAGCAGCCGCATGGTGCGGCTGGACCTCGATGTGCTGTGGGGCGATGACGGCCACGAGCGTCGCGCGCACTTTTCCACGTTGCGCCTGGTCGGCGCACAGGGGAATCCGCCGTGA
- a CDS encoding prepilin-type N-terminal cleavage/methylation domain-containing protein, whose protein sequence is MRRVRGFSLMEVLAALALLSIVLLGVYSGISTAGRIVRSGDRAIERMDEIRSAQSYLRSELAQALAMPFGETDDGDPIVFQGAASKLTFVAPMPGYLSRLGPQMQTVALVADGRDGYRLEVSLFLLPPDGSDPKALGEPQVLMRGIRKGAFSYRGMDEQNKATDWQEAWADGRRTPSLVRLALDVDGTMVFPTLVAPLRIDPSASRNGFTRVRTSRGPVVQ, encoded by the coding sequence GTGAGGCGCGTCCGCGGTTTCAGCCTGATGGAAGTGCTGGCGGCGCTGGCGTTGTTGTCCATCGTGCTGCTCGGCGTCTACTCGGGCATCAGTACCGCCGGGCGCATCGTGCGCAGCGGCGACCGTGCGATCGAACGCATGGACGAGATCCGTTCCGCCCAGTCCTACCTGCGCAGCGAGCTGGCGCAGGCCCTCGCCATGCCCTTTGGCGAAACCGACGACGGCGACCCGATCGTGTTCCAGGGCGCCGCCAGCAAGCTGACCTTCGTCGCGCCGATGCCGGGTTACCTGTCGCGCCTTGGTCCGCAGATGCAGACGGTGGCGCTGGTGGCCGACGGGCGCGACGGTTACCGGCTTGAAGTCAGCCTGTTCCTGCTGCCGCCGGATGGCAGTGATCCGAAAGCGCTGGGCGAACCGCAGGTGCTGATGCGCGGCATCCGCAAGGGCGCCTTCAGTTACCGCGGCATGGACGAACAGAACAAGGCGACCGACTGGCAGGAGGCGTGGGCTGACGGCCGGCGTACGCCGTCGCTGGTGCGCCTCGCGCTGGATGTGGATGGCACGATGGTGTTCCCGACCCTGGTGGCGCCGTTGCGGATCGACCCGTCCGCCTCGCGCAACGGGTTCACCCGGGTACGCACGTCGCGCGGGCCGGTGGTGCAATGA
- a CDS encoding general secretion pathway protein GspK yields the protein MTSRKTQRGVALLIVLWGCTLLAIMLGGFAALARTEGLQARYQFAQTRAHYAAEAGLMRAIAGLQTPDPQGRWIADGRMYTFAFDNAVVNITIVDEDGKVDLNAASADVLSGLFKAAGVDDDRATKLSAAVQDWRRPGDAALPNGAKRPQYEAAGLDYGPRNGPFATVEEARMVLGMDAKLWTVIAPAITIWSGRERPNTEHAQPLALAAIPGLGAGGADAILAARAQAGGAAVAGGNGVTHTIHAEAILDDGTRSSLTSTIRLRGIRSGSQPYAILRWREGDTE from the coding sequence ATGACGTCCAGGAAGACACAACGCGGCGTCGCACTCCTGATCGTGCTGTGGGGCTGTACGCTACTGGCCATCATGCTGGGTGGCTTCGCCGCGCTCGCGCGCACCGAAGGCCTGCAGGCGCGCTACCAGTTTGCACAAACGCGCGCGCATTACGCGGCGGAGGCCGGCCTGATGCGCGCCATCGCGGGCCTGCAGACGCCGGATCCGCAGGGTCGCTGGATCGCCGACGGCCGGATGTATACGTTCGCCTTCGACAACGCGGTGGTGAACATCACCATCGTCGACGAAGACGGCAAGGTGGACCTCAACGCCGCCTCCGCGGACGTGCTCAGCGGACTCTTCAAGGCGGCCGGCGTTGACGACGACCGCGCCACGAAACTGTCGGCAGCCGTGCAGGACTGGCGGCGCCCCGGCGATGCCGCCCTCCCCAATGGCGCCAAGCGCCCGCAATACGAGGCCGCGGGCCTCGACTACGGCCCGCGCAACGGCCCGTTCGCCACTGTCGAAGAGGCGCGGATGGTCCTGGGCATGGACGCGAAGCTTTGGACGGTCATCGCGCCGGCCATCACCATCTGGTCCGGCCGCGAACGGCCAAACACCGAGCATGCCCAACCGCTCGCCCTGGCCGCGATCCCGGGGCTGGGCGCGGGCGGCGCCGATGCCATCCTAGCCGCGCGCGCGCAGGCCGGCGGGGCCGCTGTCGCCGGCGGTAACGGCGTCACCCATACGATCCATGCCGAGGCGATCCTTGACGACGGAACGAGGAGTTCCCTGACATCAACGATCAGACTGCGTGGGATAAGATCCGGCAGCCAGCCCTACGCGATCTTGCGTTGGCGCGAAGGAGACACTGAATGA
- a CDS encoding PilN domain-containing protein has translation MTALQDASQLQLDRLRRAWRGSALPGFMRWWGGELASLVPPRLRYAFAGGQRWYIVERSGDAWVLRRAGETLALASAGDIAAIEHRTGQFARALDEADPADRRVALVLPAANVLRRRLVLPVAARDNLRQVAGFDIDRQTPFRADEVHYGVRDLGETVGEGRFAAELAATPRITLDPLLDELASLGITPDRVDVAQGAGLAGVDLLPPKRVPRRTDRQRRLNTVLIVSIVVLAVAAMGTWLHNRAAALDAMRTEVESMQTDAKRTGAFRQRLMESAGASGFLARRKTESSAVLPVLQELTARLPDDTWLERFTLNATGQIGFQGQSPQAARLIDALKGAKTIAEPSFQGTIQADPTSGKERFYMQAKATTPKPAVVKPAVPAAAASAAKGAAP, from the coding sequence ATGACCGCCCTGCAGGACGCTTCCCAGCTACAGCTTGACCGGCTGCGCCGTGCCTGGCGCGGCAGTGCCTTGCCGGGCTTCATGCGCTGGTGGGGTGGGGAACTGGCCAGCCTGGTGCCGCCGCGCCTGCGCTACGCGTTCGCGGGCGGCCAGCGCTGGTACATCGTGGAGCGTAGCGGCGATGCCTGGGTGCTTCGCCGCGCCGGCGAGACCCTCGCCCTGGCCAGCGCCGGCGACATCGCCGCCATCGAACACCGCACCGGCCAGTTCGCCCGCGCGCTCGACGAGGCCGACCCGGCCGATCGCCGCGTCGCCCTGGTGTTGCCCGCCGCCAACGTCCTGCGCCGACGCCTCGTGTTGCCGGTGGCCGCGCGTGACAACCTGCGCCAGGTCGCCGGCTTCGATATCGACAGGCAGACGCCGTTCCGTGCGGATGAAGTGCACTACGGCGTGCGCGATCTCGGTGAAACCGTGGGCGAAGGCCGCTTCGCCGCGGAACTCGCCGCGACGCCGCGCATCACCCTCGACCCGCTCCTGGATGAACTGGCCTCGCTCGGCATCACGCCCGACCGGGTAGACGTCGCGCAGGGTGCTGGCCTCGCCGGCGTGGATCTGCTGCCGCCGAAGCGCGTGCCGCGCCGCACCGATCGCCAGCGCCGGCTCAATACCGTGCTGATCGTCAGCATCGTCGTCCTCGCCGTAGCCGCCATGGGCACCTGGCTGCACAACCGCGCGGCCGCCCTCGATGCCATGCGCACCGAGGTGGAATCCATGCAGACCGACGCGAAGCGCACCGGCGCGTTTCGCCAGCGGTTGATGGAGAGCGCCGGGGCGTCGGGTTTCCTGGCCCGGCGCAAGACGGAATCGTCCGCCGTGCTTCCCGTGCTGCAGGAACTGACCGCGCGCCTGCCGGACGACACCTGGCTGGAGCGCTTTACGTTGAATGCGACCGGGCAGATCGGATTCCAGGGCCAGAGCCCGCAGGCGGCTCGCCTCATCGATGCGCTGAAGGGTGCGAAGACCATCGCCGAGCCGAGCTTCCAGGGCACGATCCAGGCCGACCCGACATCAGGCAAGGAGCGCTTCTACATGCAGGCCAAGGCCACCACGCCCAAGCCGGCCGTCGTCAAACCGGCCGTGCCCGCCGCCGCGGCATCGGCGGCGAAGGGAGCTGCACCATGA
- the gspM gene encoding type II secretion system protein GspM gives MMALSRMKPAESRIAALLLLLIVIVAGYFLLVHWWFVAPQLAMAEEMDDLRDTQRRYAAAIAERPQLEKRLATLEQGQTRSDAFLAGDDTNAAAAGLMQRIVDVAAAHKEDGACDVVQKMPVPAQEKAGEPYRKVTVNISLRCQVQPMAAVLHDIEEEAPYLFIEDFSIYRNPVAARNGGNAPLEVQFTVSGYIHAARAAKAAT, from the coding sequence ATGATGGCGCTCTCCCGGATGAAACCCGCCGAATCGCGCATCGCCGCGCTCCTCCTGCTGCTGATCGTGATCGTCGCGGGCTACTTCCTGCTGGTGCACTGGTGGTTCGTGGCGCCGCAGCTCGCCATGGCCGAGGAGATGGACGACCTGCGCGATACGCAGCGCCGTTACGCCGCCGCCATTGCCGAGCGCCCGCAGCTTGAGAAGCGTCTCGCCACGCTGGAGCAGGGACAGACACGCAGCGACGCGTTCCTCGCCGGCGACGATACCAATGCGGCAGCGGCCGGCCTCATGCAGCGCATCGTCGATGTCGCCGCCGCGCACAAGGAAGACGGTGCCTGCGACGTGGTGCAGAAAATGCCCGTGCCCGCCCAGGAGAAAGCCGGCGAGCCGTATCGCAAGGTCACCGTGAACATCAGCCTGCGTTGCCAGGTACAGCCCATGGCCGCGGTGCTTCACGATATCGAGGAAGAGGCGCCTTACCTCTTCATTGAAGATTTCAGCATCTACCGCAACCCGGTAGCGGCGCGTAACGGCGGCAACGCGCCGCTGGAAGTGCAGTTCACCGTGTCGGGTTATATCCATGCCGCGCGCGCGGCAAAGGCGGCCACATGA
- a CDS encoding general secretion pathway protein GspN has protein sequence MNAAGQRRLTPILAGLAIALACTTAAFAMGVGRGVHWDEPAPPEPLPPMRAAAMPTPSPLANYAEVWQRPLFMADRKPVATADGDDNASNIGDLELTGIIMTPGLRMALLRDRDKGATVRVKEGAAMQDGHWTLASLTPRTAVFDNGGQRRELTLKVAAPDPLANAKPGTPGTPSPPGQPPRPAQASADDGVHVVQQQGGGMTGPALPHPPASGSTRNAPPRQDDADLQRARIEALKQAVQRRRLEQQQQQQRQQDTQ, from the coding sequence ATGAACGCCGCCGGCCAGCGCCGCCTCACCCCGATCCTCGCCGGGCTCGCCATTGCACTGGCCTGCACCACGGCGGCCTTCGCCATGGGCGTGGGCCGCGGTGTGCACTGGGACGAACCGGCGCCGCCCGAGCCGCTGCCGCCGATGCGCGCGGCGGCCATGCCGACGCCATCACCGCTGGCCAACTATGCCGAGGTATGGCAGCGGCCGCTGTTCATGGCGGATCGCAAACCCGTCGCTACCGCGGACGGTGACGACAACGCCAGCAATATCGGCGACCTCGAGCTCACCGGCATCATCATGACGCCCGGCCTGCGCATGGCCTTGCTGCGCGACCGCGACAAGGGCGCCACCGTGCGCGTGAAGGAAGGCGCGGCCATGCAGGACGGCCACTGGACGCTGGCCTCGCTGACGCCACGTACGGCGGTATTCGACAACGGCGGGCAGCGTCGCGAACTCACGTTGAAGGTGGCCGCGCCTGATCCGCTCGCCAACGCGAAGCCGGGAACGCCCGGCACGCCGTCGCCGCCAGGCCAGCCACCCCGTCCCGCGCAGGCCTCCGCGGATGATGGCGTCCACGTCGTCCAGCAGCAGGGCGGCGGCATGACCGGCCCCGCGTTGCCTCATCCGCCCGCATCGGGCAGCACGCGCAACGCGCCGCCGCGGCAGGATGATGCCGACCTGCAGCGCGCCCGCATCGAGGCATTGAAGCAGGCCGTGCAACGGCGGCGTCTGGAGCAACAGCAGCAACAACAGAGGCAGCAGGACACTCAATAA